Part of the Hevea brasiliensis isolate MT/VB/25A 57/8 chromosome 16, ASM3005281v1, whole genome shotgun sequence genome is shown below.
CCTCATAATCTTCCCTGCATATGAATAGAGGCTTAAGGATTTGTAATTAATAAgcaagatgaaaaaaaaaaaattaataactcaaatCTAATAGCTTTAATTATGCACAGGAAACAGGTTATACAATATTAAGTGAGAAACAGCAATGAACTTGACTTATAAGCCCTAAAATAATGAAACAGAAAACTCAGATAAAATTTGGTGTGCTTTCTGATATTTTTGGAAAATATTTGCCTTTGCTATTAAGGAGGAACAAAGACATGTTCTTTTATATCCATAGTGGTGATCAGGCAGTTATGGATCATCAACAAAGATAGTGGCAGTGGTTCATAAAGGCTATGATGGTGATGCCAGTTCATTAATATATAGTCTCTACAACCCCTGTTTGATGTTCACTTACTCGCAACTGTTGGATGAGCTGCAACTCCTTCCTTCAATCCAGCAACTTCCCATTCCCATTTCATCAGCACTGGGACGACAAGCACCAGATGAGAACCTTTGAATCATGTCAACAGTACTCATGCTTGGCAACTTGTCAAAGCCAAGTGGCTCTTCCAAACTCGACATTTCTGCAGTAAATGCAAATAAATGGAACTGTAATTAAGGCacaaaattaatttaatgttTTGTTAAGAATGCTTATAGAAAACCTTTACTGCAAGTATTCAGTCAGTAACAACTTGAATATGCAGATCATAACAAAAGACTATTCAAATTTATTAAAACAAATTTAGCACCTGATTCCAGCATGAGAAAATTCCTAAATGTAATTTAACATCTTGATCAAGCATATATTGCTAAAAGAATTCATTTCACTTCACCTTTTTAAAATAAAGGATCCAATACTTCCAATGAAAATATTAtcagtaaaatatatatatatatatatatatatatatatatatatataaaagagtagAACTCTTAAATTTAAGTAGATATAACAAAAATAGCCCGCAAGTCATGGTCAGGCCACAAACAACATAATTTCTTACAGTTAAATTCACTGATACATcataaatgaaataaatagtaaactTGTGTGGAAGTAGATTCTTCTAAACTCAAACAAGTTTTACATTGTCAATGCATTAACAAATTCCACTGAGAAAAAATATGCTATCTCTGACTTAAACCTTTTGCAGAGATGAAAAAATAAATGTTTGAAAACAATGGTTAATAAATGCCACAAGACTTTACAATGTCACAAAAAAAGGTCAAGGAATTATTAGATATTTGACAAAAGTATAAAGCAGAGCATATTAAGCCAACAAACTATTTGACTCTTTGCCAAATTTATGATGTATGCAAtttattccaaaattttcaaaaaatataatCACTCTATAAATGGCAAATGACATTCAAGAGGCCTAAAGCATAATTTTTCCTCCAATCTGAATGAATCAAACAGATGCCATTGCTTAACATCTTAAAAGTTTAACACTTACTTAATTGAACAGAatacaataaaaaatttataatgcaTTTTGaaatgagaaattttcaccaaattcTCACACACCCTTGTCAATTATTTCCTTGTTCTTTGTCCATATTTCCAAATTCCTCTTTTCTTTTCCACACTTTTTCAGCAACAGATTTATATAATCCCAAGTCAAATTTGTGGTCCAATGTGAATAATCCACTACTTCTGCAACATAATGAACCTCAAGAGCAAAGGAGGCAAATTCTGGACAAGCAAGGCAAAAGAACTTGGGAACAAAAAATGACAAATGCAAGTTAATATGAGACATCTAAACAGAAATGCACATTATCCGATTGCAAAAGTTAAATGCACTTCTTGAAACTAGAATTAAAGAAAAGATAAATCAAAAGCAAAACTGCACTAAGAACACCAAAAACAACAGTAAATTGCTCGATAATCAAAACCAGCCACACATTGAATTCCAAAGCAAATCGCATACACTAACTATATTCATTAGCCGAAAAACAAAGCAAAACAaattaacaacaataataataaaaggaaATTCACATTCGCTTCTCTATAGTTCCTTTGATAAAACCAATACAACAAACaaacaaaaatttataaaaaaatgtttCAAAATCTTTTCCTCGGTTGTTTTATTTCCTCTCCTTTCCTCCAGTTTCTCGGGAGACAAACAGAACACGCATTGAATTGGAAAACAAATGAGACGTCAAAAGGAAACAAACCTGAATTGAAGGAAAAAGCTTGAAAGGAAAGAGTTAGGTTTCAGAGATTAATCTGTTGTTTAGCTAAAAAATTCAGTCATTCCTTGGGGTTAGATgaaaagaaagaggaagaagAGAAGGTTAGACAACGTGAAGAAGGAGCCGCAAACTAAGTTTCGTTTTTATTTTTgggaatatttatttttaattcacaataataataataataatttattattattatttttttgttttgaGGTTCGTGAAATAAATCGCCACACAAGAGATGTGGTGGTAGGTAGTTTTCTGTTGGGGGTTAGGTCTTCTTCCCACACTAGTTTTCtgctctttatttatttttttttattattttaaaataataaaaaaaattctaattgatttttggactcGTTTGCCCAataaatatctttttttttttttctaaattgcaATTTTTTTACGCATGGTTCTAGAAGTTGCAGCGTCAATTTTcaaggtttttttttcttttggagTGGCTGCTAATGCGGCTTCGATACGCGTCCcctatttttaatgaaaaaaaaaatgaacaatTATGCATACTTTTgtctaattatttttaaattatgttttttttttttttctaagattTATTATTTAGAATATAATaattgagatatatatatatatatttatttatttatttatttctccaATGCTGTGATGCCACGTTTATGAAGAGGAATATTGTATAGTTTTATGTGCATCACGGAATGATGGGCTAGAAAGATTTTGTAGCATGGCAAGTGTTAAATGGCATTCCAAGCAAAGGTCAATTTCAAAATTGAGGTCCAGATTACTTTGTTAGAATGTAAGCTGGCCCCACTATGACTGGATTTCAAAATTACATTAACATTAaattgataattttaattttgaaattaagaggattaggagattttaattaaatttaatcattaaaattatttaaaatgagAAAATATTCATTATATGGTCAAAATTAAATAATgattctaatttaatttaatttgaatttgattaattttagattaatttcaattttaaattaaattaatttgattttaattttaaattaaatcgtAATCACCTAAAATATAAAAGGGATTGAATGAGAAGTAGGTAAGCTTTCGGTTTCAAAATCAAAGATAAAAgcaattgccaaaaaaaaaaaatggaatgcATTACtatttattatcttttaatgAAAGTGAAAATGACACATTCAAGCGAGGAAagggataatttttttttcagggggaatattatttggtttaaataaaaaaataaattaattaatattttaattttttaaattcatttttaaatttttaaaattcaattttgaaaataaaagagataatgattaatcaaaacaaataaaaatatgataatattattatgatgcaattaaaatataaaCTTATAATGACAAAGAAGATGGCTTAGTCAGTAAAATTTAGTTGAAATATAAATGAAAtagaataatataataattaaaaacaaCAGAGAGACTATTTTATCAAGTGGCCTATTGGCTCAGTGGGTTAGAGCGTCGTGTTAATAACGCGAAGGTCGCAGGTTCGAGACTTCCATCGGCCAATTTTATTTATGTTCTTTAAAAGCCTCATGCCACGCTTTTCGTTCAACGATAAAAACGATTTactatttttttcattattaatttcattttaatgaATAAAATATCAAAAGAAATTAACATTTTAGTACAAAATCTGTTACAAATTTTAAAATAGAGTAATCCTCGTTTGTATGCAGGGGCGAAGCCACTAATAGGTCAAGGGAGGCATTAGGCTCCTCAGAAATTTTGAAATAATTAGGAGAATAAAtgtctttttaataaaaataaaagttaaattaccttaaatttttttacttttaataaaattaacatttatatatacatttttttaaaaaatgtaatactcaattttttaattttatagcaATCTActtgtaaaattaaaatattatgtaaTTAATCCTTATGATTTtgctttaaataatattttagtcCTTGAATTTTCATGtaaaaattaacttttaatttctaaaaaaatcAAAGATAAGAGAATAAAATGTTAGTTTATCttaaaaatagacaaaaagaTTATTTAACATGAGTGAGGGATTAAGATGtaataaaaagattaaattttatattttttttaagaataaaaataatttattttaattcttaaaaattgagTATGTAAGTGTGAATTTCACTAATTATTAGTAAGTGTAATAATTTCTTTAATATAAGAAATTTCTCTTCAGGTAAACGATATGTTTAGagttttaactaaaatttaaaaaaaaaaatctacatgaAAGATCACTAAGGATTTCTAATGTCGCGAATTTTTAAAGCTATTATTCTATTAAATATGTTTTAgaataataaagttaaaaatttcaatttaattcttaaatttcttagcaaattaataataaaaaatcaattttaGTACATTCTTTCTCTTTACCTTATTTAATCATTGTAACATTCTATTGAGTTtagtgaattttttttaataataaaatttaatgagttaataaaaaatttagaaatatagATATTTAGTTTTATGTAAAATTCtccataatttcttttttttttctaatatcaaAATTGAGGtaattgaaagaaataattaatGCTCAAAAATTTTGACATGATAACAAATTTATCaatataaaaaatgaaattttttatcaattttttagaAAAATTGCGATTTTAATGTTCATAAGAGGATATATACATATTTCTATTATTCTTTAAAAAGATTATTAAtcacttttttattatttttatttttataagaaaatATATGTATTTATTTTTATACAATTATTTAAAATGAGCCCCTAAATAAAATTTTTGACTTTGTCACTGTATATATGTACATACAACTTGCATACATGCctcttaaaaaatatattaatttcaaCTTATTATAATTATTCTTTAGCAAATTATATTGATACCATAAGCTTAATTATTTTATGTTaatcaaataagaaaaataaataggTTGTCTGTGTTTTTAATAACACTAAAACTAAAAAGTCGGTTAATTTCCATTGTTAATTACAATATTAAAATGACCCATCTCTTTTACgagcatttatatatatatatgggattttttttttcaaaacattaggaaaagaaaaaaaagaaatcttGGTTATttcccaaagaaaaaaaaaattggcctAAAATGTTTTTCCAAAGGAATCTTAAATTGAAACAATCAATACATGGCACCTCTTTTTAGGATATTTGGTTGATTTCACTAAATAAAAAAGTATTTCAACAAAAGGACAAGAATTAAATAGATGATAATAAAGCTTAAAGAATCAAATAGATCAAAAGCATTTCAACAATTTATCTAGGGTTCATTACAAGCAAACTGGAAAAGAACGAAAATCCCCATCCCTCTGTATCTCCCCTGTATTTATAAGACATATATAGAGCATAAGACCCAGCAGATGCTTGACAATTCCAAGATAATGGATCAGTTCGACACCAAAGAAAACTGGAGGAGCGAATAGCAGGGAACATGCATGTTTGTCACACAATCAAAATCCACCAAGTGCTATACATTGATGATACATATAATATGTATTATTATTGACGAGAAACAGAACTAGGGTACAAAACCAATATCCTTGAAGTATTCATGCTCAAGAGCACTCCTAGCTGTAATTCTCTTGCTGGGATCCAAGCAGAGCATTTTCTGGCATGTTAAAAGCACATACATAAGCAAATGCAAGGACAGACATCACAGCAGAGATTCAAAATTAAGTTGCATAGAATCTGTACATCATTAATCATATAGATggcataatgctcataaaaagctGCCAAACAATCACAAGTGAACAAATTTTAATCTCAAGattataaaaataacaaaatattataTTAGTCGAACCCAAGCATCAGAAAAGAACGTGCTTTTCCCCCTCATTAAGAGCGAATGTTGTCATCAAGCCATTTCAGGTAATAATCAATTTATTTGGAAGACTCCACTAAATATACTccaactagtttgggattaaggcttagttgttGTTGTAGATGCTGCACTGAATATACCTTCTAGTTGATGCATGTAGCACATTTAAACACAAGTTTAGTTGAAGGGTATAAGAGAGCTTTGTCATGGTTTGCAACTATAAGATTTGAACTTACAGTAAGAAGGTCAATGCCAGCCGTTTCAAGAGTTGGAACTACAGTTGCCAAGTCCTGTAAGGAAAACATGCATAAGAGTTGACAAGAAAAATAATATAGGCAAACGAAATATGAAAATTGAATAACATCACAAGCAAAGAACAAGACCTTAGGTGGCCACTTTGGGAAGGCAGACTTGAAGTCAGGCAAAGATGTCACCCCAGGCCATGTGTCCTCATTTGGAGTTCCCAAGACCCTGCATGTGAAAACAACATTAAACAGTAGAAACtttgaatgcaaaatataaaCATAAATACCAACGAAACCATTGTAATTAACAAGATATAGCACCTGAAAATCTTGAATAGTTCATCAATCTCAGAGTCCCCAGGGAACAATGGCCGCTGATTCACCATCTCAGCAAATATACATCCCACTGACCACACATCGACCGGAGTTGAGTAATGTCGAGATCCGAGCAGAATCTCTGGTGCTCTATACCAGAGGGTTACCACCTAGAAAGATGATTCAGTGAACCCAGAAAGGCAAGTATCAAAGCATTGTAAATGTCAGTCACTAACACTGCCAATATTTCACATGTATTAGAAACTCATTGCTAATTGCTGTTTTCCTGTTCTAGAATCAAAAAAAGggggaaaatgtaagaaaatggatcTTTCGATGATGACAACAAACAAAAAGGGAAAAGCTGATATTCAGTTAGGGGCATAACAACTGATGATTAAGCAAATTTAAAATACTAAGTTCTATAAATTTCAGTGAAAAAAACAATATACTTTGGAGTGGCAATGAGCATCTGGACAATGAAGGTCAAGAAGCACAGGCCAAACAGCAATAACTCATATATTGGAGAGGCTATATAAAAGCATGTAGATATTAACAGTCTTTTCTTTTCCCTCTTCCTTCATTGGGTAAAATTCTAATTAACGTTCCATGGTTATTAAAGTTATCCTATTGGTTGTGAGAAGAGAAAGGACCTTAGATGCTTAGACTAGTCAAACTTTAGGAGAAGCAAGTGTTATTACATATATTGATACTTCTTCAATATTTTGACTAGTCAGACTAGTCAAAACACTCTGCACACTGCACTTCTTTTCACAATATTTAGATCTCTTTGTTCTCAGTTTGCAACAAAGAATTAAAATGTAACAACATTGAAGAAAAAATACTAGGAATTAGATTGCAACAGGTCAGATATCCTAATCAAGTATATATGGCAAGGCCAAGAAAACTAATTCCAGTGCGATTGATACCTCATGTGTAAATGTCCTAACAGGTATACCAAATGCTCTGGCCAATCCAAAATCCGCAAGCTTTAGTGCATTGGTACGACGATCTATAAGCAGATTTTGAGGTTTCAAATCTCGATGGAGAACTCTGTGAGAATGGCAGTAAGCAATGCCACGAAGTATTTGATAAAGGAATTGCtgcaaataaaagaaaatgatcaaataattATTCAATCATAATTAACACCACCACCATAATTATTCTTAGAATCAGAAGCTATATACATGAAAGATGTCTAGTGAAAAATGTTTGGGCAAGCTAACTTAAAAAGAAATAATGGTAATGTTAATAGAACCCCACAAAAAAAGATAGA
Proteins encoded:
- the LOC110662322 gene encoding cell division control protein 2 homolog A isoform X1; translated protein: MDQYVKVEKIGEGTYGVVYKARDRVTNETIALKKIRLEQEDEGVPSTAIREISLLKEMQHGNIVRLQDVVHSEKRLYLVFEYLDLDLKKHMDSCPEFAKNPRLIKQFLYQILRGIAYCHSHRVLHRDLKPQNLLIDRRTNALKLADFGLARAFGIPVRTFTHEVVTLWYRAPEILLGSRHYSTPVDVWSVGCIFAEMVNQRPLFPGDSEIDELFKIFRVLGTPNEDTWPGVTSLPDFKSAFPKWPPKDLATVVPTLETAGIDLLTKMLCLDPSKRITARSALEHEYFKDIGFVP
- the LOC110662322 gene encoding cell division control protein 2 homolog isoform X2; protein product: MQHGNIVRLQDVVHSEKRLYLVFEYLDLDLKKHMDSCPEFAKNPRLIKQFLYQILRGIAYCHSHRVLHRDLKPQNLLIDRRTNALKLADFGLARAFGIPVRTFTHEVVTLWYRAPEILLGSRHYSTPVDVWSVGCIFAEMVNQRPLFPGDSEIDELFKIFRVLGTPNEDTWPGVTSLPDFKSAFPKWPPKDLATVVPTLETAGIDLLTKMLCLDPSKRITARSALEHEYFKDIGFVP